From a region of the Gossypium raimondii isolate GPD5lz chromosome 10, ASM2569854v1, whole genome shotgun sequence genome:
- the LOC105776323 gene encoding phospholipid-transporting ATPase 1 — protein sequence MDSRTSFEDFYSIESAFSSSSRRSNFSVQSKASGGNSIREVNFGDLGTKPVRYGSHGADSETYSISMSQKEINDEDARLVHINDPVQTNERFEFSGNSIRTGKYSILTFLPRNLFEQFHRVAYIYFLLIAVLNQLPQLAVFGRGASILPLAFVLLVTAVKDAYEDYRRHRSDRIENNRLASVLVDDQFQEKKWKNIQVGEIIKIYANETIPCDMVLLSTSDPTGVAYVQTINLDGESNLKTRYAKQETLMKIPENDKVIGLIKCEKPNRNIYGFQANMEVDGKQLSLGPSNIILRGCELKNTAWAVGVAVYAGRETKAMLNSSGAPSKRSRLETHMNLEIIFLSLFLIALCTVVSICAAVWLRRHRKELDYLPFYRRKEFSDGEEENYNYYGWGLEICFTFLMSVIVFQIMIPISLYISMELVRVGQAYFMIRDTQMYDESSNSRFQCRALNINEDLGQIKYVFSDKTGTLTENKMEFQCASIWGVDYSGGNAISLDQNDGYFVKVDGKVLRPKMKVRTDPELLQFARNRKETQEGSHVYDFFLALAACNTIVPLIVDTPDPTVKLIDYQGESPDEQALVYAAASYGFMLIERTSGHIVIDIQGERQRFNVFGLHEFDSDRKRMSVILGFPDRSVKVFVKGADTSIFSVIDRSMDMKVIRTTEAHLHSYSSLGLRTLVVGMRELSTSEFKQWHSTFEAASTALMGRASLLRKVANNIENNLHILGASGIEDKLQQGVPEAIESLRTAGIKVWVLTGDKQETAISIGYSSKLLTSKMTQIIINSKSMESCRKSLEDAIIMSKKPTTTSAISGTTNNTGGTSGAGSTPIALIMDGTSLVYILDSELEERLFQLSCNCSVVLCCRVAPLQKAGIVSLVKKRTADMTLAIGDGANDVSMIQMADVGVGISGQEGRQAVMASDFAMGQFRFLVPLLLVHGHWNYQRMGYMILYNFYRNAVFVLVLFWYVLFTSFTLTTAITEWSSVLYSVIYTALPTIVVGILDKDLSRRTLLKYPQLYRAGQNQECYNKKLFWITMIDTFWQSAVAFFIPLLAYWGSTIDTSSIGDLWTLAVVILVNLHLAMDVNRWNWLTHAAIWGSIIATFICVMVIDALPFLVGYWAIFEIAKTGLFWLCLLAIIVAALIPRFVVKALYQLYAPCDVQIAREAEKFRTLCESGAVEIEMNSILEVPRR from the exons ATGGATTCAAGAACCTCATTTGAGGATTTTTATAGTATTGAATCTGCCTTCAGTTCCTCATCAAGAAGGAGCAATTTTTCTGTTCAGTCCAAAGCTTCGGGTGGGAATTCGATTAGGGAAGTGAATTTTGGTGATTTGGGAACTAAGCCTGTGAGATATGGATCTCATGGTGCTGATTCAGAAACGTATAGCATTAGCATGTCACAAAAAGAGATCAACGATGAAGATGCTAGGTTGGTACATATAAATGATCCTGTCCAGACAAATGAGAGGTTTGAGTTTTCTGGGAATTCGATTCGGACCGGGAAGTACTCGATCCTAACATTTTTGCCTAGGAACTTGTTTGAGCAGTTCCATAGAGTTGCCTATATATACTTCCTTCTCATTGCTGTGCTTAATCAGCTGCCTCAGCTCGCAGTATTTGGTCGTGGAGCTTCCATTCTACCATTGGCATTTGTCCTTTTGGTTACAGCAGTTAAAGATGCATATGAGGACTATAGGCGCCATAGGTCGGACCGGATTGAGAATAACAGGCTAGCATCAGTTTTGGTAGATGATCAATTTcaagaaaagaaatggaagaacATTCAGGTTGGTGAGATAATCAAGATTTATGCAAATGAAACCATTCCTTGTGATATGGTTCTGCTCTCAACTAGCGATCCAACTGGGGTTGCATATGTGCAGACTATTAATTTGGATGGAGAATCCAATTTGAAGACACGCTATGCAAAACAAGAGACCCTTATGAAGATTCCTGAAAATGATAAGGTTATTGGGTTGATCAAGTGTGAGAAACCCAACAGGAACATATATGGATTTCAGGCGAACATGGAAGTGGATGGGAAACAACTGTCACTTGGTCCCTCCAATATTATTCTTCGTGGCTGTGAGCTAAAAAATACTGCTTGGGCTGTTGGGGTTGCTGTCTATGCTGGTCGTGAGACTAAAGCTATGCTTAACAGCTCAGGAGCCCCATCTAAGAGGAGCCGGCTTGAGACTCATATGAACTTGGAGATCATCTTCCTCTCACTGTTTCTTATTGCTTTGTGTACAGTTGTCTCTATTTGTGCTGCTGTTTGGTTGAGACGCCACAGGAAGGAGTTGGATTACTTGCCTTTCTATAGAAGAAAGGAATTCTCTGATGGAGAAGAagagaattataattattatggaTGGGGATTGGAAATATGTTTCACATTCCTAATGTCAGTAATTGTGTTCCAGATCATGATTCCCATCTCATTGTATATTTCCATGGAGCTAGTCCGGGTTGGTCAAGCTTACTTCATGATTCGAGATACCCAGATGTACGATGAGTCTTCAAATTCGAGATTTCAGTGCAGGGCTTTGAATATAAATGAGGACCTAGgacaaataaaatatgttttctcTGACAAAACGGGTACACTTACTGAGAACAAGATGGAATTTCAGTGTGCAAGCATTTGGGGGGTAGATTACAGTGGTGGAAATGCCATTTCACTAGATCAGAATGATGGTTACTTTGTCAAAG TGGATGGAAAGGTTTTGAGGCCTAAGATGAAGGTTAGGACTGATCCGGAGCTTCTACAATTCGCAAGGAACAGAAAAGAGACACAAGAAGGCAGTCATGTATATGATTTCTTCCTTGCATTGGCAGCTTGCAATACAATTGTGCCTCTAATTGTAGATACGCCTGATCCTACCGTAAAGTTGATAGATTACCAAGGAGAGTCTCCAGATGAACAAGCATTGGTTTATGCTGCTGCATCATATGGATTTATGCTGATAGAACGAACCTCTGGCCATATTGTGATTGATATTCAAGGAGAAAGGCAAAG GTTCAATGTTTTTGGTTTGCACGAGTTTGATAGTGATCGGAAGAGGATGTCTGTTATATTGGGGTTCCCCGACAGATCTGTAAAAGTGTTTGTAAAAGGCGCTGACACATCAATCTTTAGTGTCATAGATAGATCCATGGATATGAAGGTAATACGTACTACTGAAGCCCATCTTCACTCTTACTCCTCTTTAGGTTTGAGAACACTTGTTGTTGGGATGAGAGAACTGAGTACTTCAGAATTCAAGCAATGGCACTCCACATTTGAAGCAGCAAGTACTGCTCTAATGGGTAGAGCCAGTTTACTTCGGAAGGTTGCGAACAATATTGAGAACAATCTCCATATACTAGGTGCCTCTGGTATTGAAGATAAACTGCAACAAGGAGTGCCAGAAGCCATTGAATCTCTTAGAACAGCAGGGATAAAAGTATGGGTGTTGACTGGGGACAAGCAGGAAACTGCCATATCAATTGGGTATTCCTCAAAGCTCTTGACTAGTAAAATGACACAAATCATAATTAACAGCAAATCTATGGAGTCATGTAGAAAGAGTTTAGAAGATGCCATCATTATGTCTAAGAAACCCACAACTACATCGGCTATATCAGGCACTACAAATAACACCGGAGGAACGTCAGGAGCTGGTTCAACTCCTATAGCCTTGATTATGGATGGCACTAGTCTTGTATATATTCTTGACAGTGAACTGGAAGAAAGG CTCTTCCAGTTATCCTGTAATTGTTCTGTGGTATTGTGTTGTCGGGTTGCCCCACTACAGAAAGCCGGAATTGTTTCCCTTGTAAAGAAGAGGACTGCAGACATGACACTTGCCATTGGGGATG GTGCCAATGATGTTTCAATGATCCAAATGGCGGATGTCGGAGTTGGCATCAGTGGCCAAGAGGGTAGGCAAGCTGTAATGGCATCTGACTTCGCAATGGGGCAGTTCAGATTCTTAGTTCCTCTTTTGTTGGTCCATGGCCATTGGAATTACCAGAGGATGGGCTACATGAtactttacaatttttacagGAATGCAGTATTTgtccttgttttattttg GTATGTGCTCTTTACTAGTTTCACATTGACCACTGCAATCACTGAGTGGAGCAGTGTGTTGTATTCTGTAATCTATACAGCATTGCCTACGATTGTGGTTGGTATTCTTGACAAGGACCTGAGCCGAAGGACTCTTTTAAAGTACCCTCAGCTGTATAGGGCTGGTCAAAATCAAGAATGCTacaacaaaaagcttttctggaTTACAATGATCGATACTTTCTGGCAGAGTGCAGTCGCCTTCTTTATTCCTCTTCTTGCGTACTGGGGCAGCACCATTGATACATCGAGCATAGGAGATCTTTGGACTCTTGCGGTTGTCATATTGGTTAATTTACACTTGGCCATGGATGTTAACCGGTGGAATTGGTTAACTCATGCAGCTATTTGGGGATCTATAATTGCAACTTTCATTTGCGTTATGGTTATTGATGCTTTACCATTTTTAGTCGGTTACTG GGCCATCTTTGAAATCGCGAAGACCGGATTGTTTTGGTTGTGTTTGCTGGCAATCATCGTAGCCGCACTAATTCCTCGTTTTGTTGTCAAAGCTCTTTATCAGTTGTATGCACCATGCGATGTTCAGATCGCAAGGGAAGCGGAGAAGTTTCGGACTCTGTGTGAATCTGGAGCTGTAGAAATAGAAATGAATTCAATCTTGGAGGTTCCTAGGAGATGA
- the LOC105776326 gene encoding chlorophyll(ide) b reductase NOL, chloroplastic, giving the protein MATATSSSTCQFLTHFGSPRPHPIIFSPISKQTHFQPYRIIANGSLRNNYYSPTPTISSNSPLLVKAQASINGEREPMVPPYNVLITGSSKGIGYALAKKFLIAGDNVIICSRSAERVESAVNNLREEYGEQRVWGTQCDVREAESVKNLVLFAQKNLGYIDIWINNAGSNAYSYKPLAEASDEDLIEVVSTNTLGLMICCREAIKMMLQQPRGGHIFNIDGAGSDGRPTPRFAAYGATKRSVVHLTKSLQAELQMQDVKNVVVHNLSPGMVTTDLLMSGATTKQAKFFINVLAEPAEVVADYLVPNIRSIPASGSWKPTYIRFLTGLKAYSQIFSRLAFGARRNRYVLED; this is encoded by the exons ATGGCGACTGCAACTTCTTCTTCTACTTGCCAATTCTTGACTCATTTTGGGTCTCCAAGACCTCATCCAATTATCTTCTCTCCCATCTCCAAACAGACCCATTTTCAACCTTACAGAATCATAGCTAATGGTTCACTCCGAAATAACTACTACTCTCCAACTCCAACAATCTCCTCCAATTCTCCACTGCTAGTAAAAGCTCAAGCTTCCATCAACGGAGAAAGAGAACCCATGGTTCCTCCTTACAATGTTCTTATAACTGGCTCAAGCAAAG GAATAGGGTATGCCTTGGCGAAAAAATTTCTGATAGCAGGTGACAATGTCATAATTTGTTCAAGATCTG CTGAACGGGTGGAATCAGCTGTTAACAACCTCAGAGAAGAATATGGGGAACAACGTGTGTGG GGTACTCAGTGTGACGTTAGAGAGGCAGAGAGTGTGaagaatttagttttatttgcaCAAAAGAACCTGGGGTACATCGACATATGG ATTAATAATGCAGGATCCAATGCCTATAGTTATAAACCATTGGCAGAAGCATCAGATGAAGATCTTAT TGAAGTTGTTTCTACAAACACCCTTGGGTTGATGATTTGCTGCCGAGAG GCCATCAAGATGATGTTGCAGCAGCCTCGAGGTggtcatatttttaacattgatGGAGCTGGTTCAGATGGAAGACCAACCCCTAG GTTTGCTGCATATGGAGCAACCAAACGTAGCGTTGTGCATTTGACAAAATCGCTGCAG GCTGAACTGCAGATGCAAGATGTTAAAAATGTCGTAGTACATAATTTATCG cCTGGAATGGTTACAACTGATCTTCTCATGTCTGGTGCAACCACAAAGCAG GCCAAGTTTTTCATCAATGTTTTAGCAGAACCTGCTGAAGTG GTTGCAGACTACCTCGTGCCGAATATCAGGTCGATCCCAGCAAGTGGATCATGGAAGCCAACTTATATACGGTTCCTCACTGGATTGAAAGCTTACTCTCAAATATTTTCA AGACTAGCATTCGGTGCAAGACGAAACCGATACGTGCTTGAAGATTGA
- the LOC105776325 gene encoding pentatricopeptide repeat-containing protein At2g13420, mitochondrial yields the protein MAFRLSTKCSLTSSVSYRFFPSTSLRFLSSPSLNLPKLEPSNEADTLSQILLAHHNPFHFMESSLQIHGVSLTPFLLHQTLLRLQHSSKIALSFFHFSKSLPPSPSPLLSTSSYNLIIDILGKVRQFDVVWQLILEMDQSDVSPDPSTFMILIRRLIAAGFTRQAIRAYDDIGCFVTAGTDTDSQNESFCFCFLLDTLCKYGYVKVAVDDFNKRKSGFRVDSKMYTILISGWCKIGRIDKAERFLKEMIERGMEPNVVTYNVMLNGICRRASLHPDERFDRTIRNAEKLFDEMRQRGIEPDVTSFSIVLHVYSRAHKPELTLDKLKYMKEKGICPSVVTYTSVIKCLCSCGRLEEAEKVLGEMVSNGISPTAATYNCFFKEYRGRKDVNGALNLYRKMKEDKLCDLSLHTYNILLGMFMKLDRIDVVKEIWNDVKGSTPGPDLDSYTLLVNGFCEKEKWIDACQLFVEMIEKGLLPQKVTFETLYKGLIQSNMLRTWRRIKKKLDEESITFGSEFQDYHFKPYRR from the coding sequence ATGGCTTTTAGATTATCAACAAAATGCAGTCTCACCTCCTCCGTTAGCTACCGTTTCTTTCCTTCCACTTCCCTCCGTTTCCTCTCATCTCCTTCCCTCAACCTTCCCAAACTAGAACCCTCAAATGAAGCCGACACCCTTTCCCAAATCCTCCTCGCCCACCACAACCCTTTCCACTTCATGGAATCTTCCCTCCAAATCCATGGCGTCTCCCTTACCCCCTTCCTTCTCCACCAGACTCTCCTCCGCCTCCAACACTCTTCCAAAATTGCCCTCTCCTTTTTCCACTTTTCCAAATCCCTCCCtccttctccctctcctctccTCTCCACATCCTCCTACAACCTCATCATCGACATTCTCGGCAAGGTCCGCCAATTCGACGTCGTTTGGCAGCTCATCCTCGAAATGGACCAATCCGACGTTTCTCCCGATCCCTCCACTTTCATGATTTTAATCCGTCGCTTAATCGCCGCTGGCTTTACCCGTCAAGCCATTCGCGCTTACGATGATATTGGGTGTTTCGTTACTGCTGGCACCGACACCGACAGTCAAAACGAATCGTTTTGCTTCTGTTTCCTTCTCGATACACTCTGTAAATACGGCTACGTGAAGGTGGCGGTTGACGATTTTAACAAAAGGAAATCTGGGTTTCGTGTTGATTCGAAAATGTACACGATTTTAATAAGCGGGTGGTGCAAGATAGGCAGAATCGATAAGGCAGAGAGGTTTTTAAAGGAGATGATAGAAAGAGGAATGGAACCCAATGTTGTCACTTACAACGTGATGTTAAACGGGATTTGTAGAAGAGCCAGTTTGCATCCAGATGAAAGGTTTGATAGAACAATAAGGAATGCCGAGAAACTGTTCGATGAAATGCGCCAACGAGGGATCGAACCTGACGTGACCAGCTTTTCAATCGTGTTACATGTATACAGCAGAGCACATAAGCCTGAGTTAACGCTTGATAAGTTAAAGTATATGAAGGAGAAAGGTATTTGCCCTAGTGTGGTTACTTATACTTCAGTTATCAAGTGTCTTTGCTCCTGTGGGAGACTCGAAGAGGCGGAGAAGGTGCTTGGTGAGATGGTGAGTAATGGGATTAGCCCTACGGCTGCAACTTATAATTGTTTCTTTAAGGAGTATAGAGGGAGAAAGGATGTCAATGGTGCTTTGAATTTGTATAGGAAGATGAAGGAAGACAAATTATGTGATTTGAGTTTGCATACATATAATATCTTACTAGGGATGTTCATGAAGCTGGATCGAATCGACGTCGTTAAGGAAATATGGAATGATGTTAAAGGAAGTACACCAGGGCCTGATTTAGATTCTTATACATTGTTGGTTAATGGGTTTTGTGAGAAGGAAAAATGGATAGATGCATGCCAACTGTTCGTGGAAATGATTGAGAAGGGTTTACTTCCTCAAAAAGTAACATTTGAGACATTGTATAAGGGTTTAATACAGTCTAATATGTTGAGGACTTGGAGAAGGATAAAGAAGAAACTTGATGAAGAATCAATAACTTTTGGTTCTGAATTTCAGGATTATCATTTTAAGCCATACAGGAGGTAA